Below is a genomic region from Halobacterium sp. CBA1132.
CGGCCAACGGCGCGCCGGTCGAACACGCGCCCTCGGTCGTCCACGGCAAGGCCTCGATGGTCCGCCACGACGGCCGCGGCATCTTCGCGACCCTCCCGGACCGCGTCGAGACCGGCCGCTATCACTCGCTGTCCGTCCCGGAATCGGGGCTCCCCGACGACCTCGTGCCGACCGCGTGGACCGTCGACGAGCACGCCGACAGCGTGGTGATGGCGGTCCGCCACCGCGACCGGCCCCACGCCGGCGTCCAGTTCCACCCCGAGAGCATCCTCACACCGACCGGCGAGCAACTGATTCGCGGCTTCCTAGAGACGTGCACTACCACGTAGACGGCGAACTCGTGGCCGCCGAGGACGCCACCGTGAGCGTCCGCGACCGCGGGTTCCAGTACGGCGACGCCGCCTTCGAGACGCTGCGCGCGTACGGCGGGCAGGTGTTCGCGTGGGCCGCCCACGCCAAGCGCCTCCAAGCGACGTGTGACGCGCTCGGCATCGACCACGGGCTCTCGGACCGCGACCTCCGCGGGCGCATCCACGCGACGCTCGCGGCCAACGACCTCACGGACGCCTACGTCCGACTCACCGTCTCCCGGGGCGTCCAGCCCGGGAAGCTCGCGCCCGCCGACGACACCGACCCGACGGTCGTCGTCGTCGCCGAGGAACTCCCGCGCGGCGGCGTCGACGGCGAGCGCGTCTGGAACGAGCCCGCGACTGTCGCGACCGCCGCGGTCGAACGCGTCGCCGACGACGCGCTCCCCGCGGTCGCGAAGACGCACAACTACCTCAACGGCATCCTCGCGCGCATCGACGCCGGCGACGCCGACGAAGCCATCCTCCTCGACGCCGACGGGCGCGTCACCGAGGGCGCGACGAGTAACGTCTTCTTCGTCGACGACGGCACCCTGTACACGCCGAGTCTGGACCTCCCGGTTCTCCCCGGCGTCACGCGCTGGGCGGTCGTCGAACTCGCGGCCGAACTCGGCATCCCCGTCGAGGAAGGCCACTACACGCCCCGCGATTTACGCGCCGCCGACGAACTGTTCCTCACGAACACCACGTGGGAGGTCCGCCCCGTCGCAACTTACGACGACACCACCTACACCACGTGTAAGGTCGGCGCCCGCCTCGCTCGCGCGTTCGCCGAGGAAATCGAGCAGCGTCACTACTAACGCACGTTTTGCGCTGCGCTCGGCGGCTTCGCCGCCTCGCTCGGCAAAACCTGCACTAAAAGCACTCCTCCCTCCCGCCGCTCACTTCGTTCGCGTTAGTCGGTCGTCGGCCCGAGCGCTCACTGCTCACGGCTCGCTTCGCTCGCCGCTCGCACGTTCCGAGGCGTCCTCAGAACCGCGTTGCGGTTCTGACGGGCTGCGAAAATCGCTCTGCGATTTTCGAACGCTACGCGCCTCGCGCCGTTCGCGCTCGGTGAACCGCGTCGCTCGGGCTTTTCAAGCCGCTCGCTCGCGGATGCTCGTGCGTGAACGTCCGCAGATTCCGGCACGCTCAAATCCGCGCACCGAATACGCGGTGGCGATGGGAGACGAGCGCATCGCTGCGGTCGAGGAGGTGCCGGCCGAGGGAACGCTGCTGTACACGCTCGCCGACGACGGCGACGAGCGCGAGGCCATCCTGCTGAAACTCTCGGACGGCACTGTCACGTCGTTTCTGAACTACTGCATGCACTGGACGGACGTGAAACTCGACACCGGGAACGGCGCGCCCGTGCGGAACGGCGACGTGGTCTGCCGCAAGCACGCCGCGACCTTCGAGAAGGATTCGGGCGTCTGCACGCACGGCCCCTGCGAGGGCGCGCAACTCGACCCGGTCGCGGTCGAAACCCGCGACGGCGAGGTCTTCCTCGCGGACGGCGATTACGAGTTCGTGCGGGCGGGCGTCGACGAGGGCGACCCCGCCGACCTCTCGACGTCGCCGGGCGCGCGCCTCGGTTTCTAGCTTTCCTCGACGACGAACGCGGGCTCCTCGATGCTCTCGTGCTTGCACTCGGGGCACCGCGACGGCACGTTCACGGGGTCGTCGAAGTCGTTGAACCCGCAGTCCCGGCACTCCGGCGGCTTCACGAGCAGTTCCTCGTCGGTCCCTTCCAGCGTCTTCGAGAGGTGGCGGACGTGGGTCAGCACCGTGCCGCGCGAGACGCTGAACTCCTCGGCGAGGCCGCTGGGCGTGTCGGGGCGCTCGCGGAGCGTGTCGAGGACGCGCTCGCGCGTGGTCTGGTCGTCCATGCTCGAACAGGGAGACTGGATGAAAAAGGCCTTATCGGACGCGGAGTACCGTCGGGGTATGAAAGCCGTCGTCCTCGCCGGCGGGTACGCGACCCGGTTGTGGCCAATCACGAAACATCGGCCGAAGATGTTCCTCCCGGTCGGCGACTCGACAGTCATCGACGAGATCTTCGCGGACCTCGAAGCCGACGACCGCATCGACGAAGTGTTCGTCTCCACGAACGAGCGCTTCGCGGAGGACTTCCGCGAGTACCTCGCGGACAGCGACTTCGAGAAGCCGACGCTCACCGTCGAGGACACGTCCGAGGAGGACGAGAAGTTCGGTGTCGTCGGCGCGCTCGCCCAGCTCGTCGACCGCGAGAACGTCGACGACGACCTCGTCGTGGTCGCCGGCGACAACCTCATCAGCTTCGACATCGCGGAGTTCGTGGACTTCTTCGAGGCGAAGGGAACGCCCGCGCTGGCGGCCTACGACGTCGGTAGCCTCGAACGCGCGAAGTCCTACGGGCTCGTCGACCTCGACGGCGACGAGGTCGTGGACTTCCAGGAGAAACCCGAACACCCCAAGAGCACGCTCGTCTCCATCGCCTGCTACGCGTTCCCCCGGGAGACGCTGCCGGACCTCGACACGTACCTCGAAGAGGGCGAGAACCCCGACGAGCCCGGCTGGTTCCTGCAGTGGCTGCAGGCGCGTCAGGCCGTCCACGCGTTCACGTTCGAGGGCGCGTGGTTCGACATCGGCACGCCCGAATCCTACCTCGACGCGGTGCGCTGGAAGCTCGACGGCGAGAACCTCGTCAGCGACGACGCAACCGTCGAGAACACCACCGTCGGCGAGAACGTCCACGTGATGCCCGGCGCCGAACTCCGCAACTCCAGCGTCGACAACTCCGTCATCTTCCCGGACGCGACCCTGCACGACTGCGACGTCCGCGACTCCATCATCGACGAGCAGACGCGCCTCGAAGACATCGACTTCGCGGGCGCGCTCATCGGCGCGCACACCACGATATCCAACGGCGAGTGAGTCGCCGTGCGGTTCCCACCAACGATTCACCGTCGGAGTGGGGCGGAGCCCCACGGAGACGGGTCTTTTTAGCGTCCGTCCGAGCGGAGCGAGGAAGGGCTCGGGAGAGCTTCGCTCTCCCGGCGTAGATTTTTGCGCTGAGCGGGTTGCCGGCGGAGCCGGCAACGGAAAACGTGGCGGCTTTGCCGCCACGCGGTGGGCGAGCGTAGCGAGCGCACCCGAGGCGGAAAAAGGTACATTAGCAGACGGACTTGGCGTTCACACCCATCGATTCGAGCGCCTCGACGTACTCCTCGTAGGCGACGGCCACGACCTCGGTAGCCGCGGTTCTCGCGCGTTCCGCGTCCCCGTCGTCGTCCACCGCAGCCGCGAGCAGCGTTATCGCGGCCTCGGTGTCCTCCTCGGTGTCCGTGCGTAGCTCTCGGAACAGGTCCGCACGTGCTTCGTCGGCGCTGTTCACGAAGTAGCTCACGAACTGCGCGAGCGTGCGCTCGGCGACCAGTCCGCGGCCGACGACGGCGCCCGCGCGCTCGACGGTGTCGTCGAGGCCGCGGAG
It encodes:
- a CDS encoding sugar phosphate nucleotidyltransferase, with product MKAVVLAGGYATRLWPITKHRPKMFLPVGDSTVIDEIFADLEADDRIDEVFVSTNERFAEDFREYLADSDFEKPTLTVEDTSEEDEKFGVVGALAQLVDRENVDDDLVVVAGDNLISFDIAEFVDFFEAKGTPALAAYDVGSLERAKSYGLVDLDGDEVVDFQEKPEHPKSTLVSIACYAFPRETLPDLDTYLEEGENPDEPGWFLQWLQARQAVHAFTFEGAWFDIGTPESYLDAVRWKLDGENLVSDDATVENTTVGENVHVMPGAELRNSSVDNSVIFPDATLHDCDVRDSIIDEQTRLEDIDFAGALIGAHTTISNGE
- a CDS encoding Rieske 2Fe-2S domain-containing protein; protein product: MGDERIAAVEEVPAEGTLLYTLADDGDEREAILLKLSDGTVTSFLNYCMHWTDVKLDTGNGAPVRNGDVVCRKHAATFEKDSGVCTHGPCEGAQLDPVAVETRDGEVFLADGDYEFVRAGVDEGDPADLSTSPGARLGF
- a CDS encoding transcriptional regulator; this encodes MDDQTTRERVLDTLRERPDTPSGLAEEFSVSRGTVLTHVRHLSKTLEGTDEELLVKPPECRDCGFNDFDDPVNVPSRCPECKHESIEEPAFVVEES
- a CDS encoding aminodeoxychorismate/anthranilate synthase component II; its protein translation is MTVLVVDNYDSFAYNLVQYIGDNADDVVVRRNDEIDIDGIRGLDPDGIVVSPGPGTPDDAGVSIPVFRRLDYPTLGVCLGHQALCAANGAPVEHAPSVVHGKASMVRHDGRGIFATLPDRVETGRYHSLSVPESGLPDDLVPTAWTVDEHADSVVMAVRHRDRPHAGVQFHPESILTPTGEQLIRGFLETCTTT
- a CDS encoding aminotransferase class IV produces the protein MHYHVDGELVAAEDATVSVRDRGFQYGDAAFETLRAYGGQVFAWAAHAKRLQATCDALGIDHGLSDRDLRGRIHATLAANDLTDAYVRLTVSRGVQPGKLAPADDTDPTVVVVAEELPRGGVDGERVWNEPATVATAAVERVADDALPAVAKTHNYLNGILARIDAGDADEAILLDADGRVTEGATSNVFFVDDGTLYTPSLDLPVLPGVTRWAVVELAAELGIPVEEGHYTPRDLRAADELFLTNTTWEVRPVATYDDTTYTTCKVGARLARAFAEEIEQRHY